In Caloranaerobacter ferrireducens, the sequence ATAAACATTAGTATTATTGTTAGAAAAGCTGTAGTATTGGTAACTGCACCTGTATCTATACTATTGAATCCAGCAGTTCTAGGTGTCATAGCCTGAAAAGCTGAAGCCAATATCTTACCTTTAAAGCTTAACTTCCCTAATGTAGCAGGATTATTATATTCAACTATGAAAATAACTAAAAAACTAAATAGTAACAATAAAGCCGAAATAATTAGAACTAACTTAGTATGTAATGAAAACTTCTTAAACTTTTTATTCTGTGAAATATCCATATATACTGTATAACCCAAACCACCAACTATAACTAAAAAGATAACAGTTAGATTTACAATAACATCATCAACAAAAGGTACCATACTTTCTCCAGTTAAATCAAAACCTGCATTACAAAAAGCTGATATTGAATGGAATATCGAAAAACTTACTCCTTTAATAAAACCATATGTTGGAATAAATCTTATTGATAACAGTAGCGCTCCCAGACCTTCAATCATTATTGTCGATATTATTACATATCTAGTCAATTTTACAAGACCTGATAACGTAAACTGATTTAACTCTTCTTGTATTATAAGTCTTTCTTTAAGAGTTATTCTTCTACCTAGCAGCAAAGCTACTAAAGTAGCTAAAGTCATAAAACCTAAACCGCCAATTTGCAATAATATCAGTATAACTACTTTACCAAATATTGTCCAATGAGTAGCAGTATTCACAACTACCAGCCCTGTAACACAAACAGCTGAAGCTGCTGTGAATAGAGCATTTACAAATCCGATACTCTTACCATCTTGAGATGCAATTGGCAGATTAAGTAATGTTGCACCTATTAATATTAGTCCAGCAAAGCCTAAAACTAAAACTTGAGCGGGATTCAATTTAAGTTGATTTAGTCGACGTCTTAGCTCTATTGTAATCATCCCCTAGTAAATATTATTGTGTATTATTACAACTTAAATTATTTTTATTATACCATTTTATACCTATTATTAAAAGTTATGTTTGAAAAAATAAAAGTCCCGTAACCGGAACTTTTATTTTTATATTAGTTTAAACTACTTTTTGCAACTTCAACAAGTTTTTTGAATCCTTCTGGATCATGTATAGCCATTTCTGATAACATTTTTCTATTTATTTCTATATTAGCTTTTTTAAGTCCATTTATAAATCTGCTGTATGACATTCCATTTAGTCTAGCAGCAGCATTTATTCTGCTTATCCAAAGCTTTCTAAAATCTCTCTTTCTTAACTTTCTACCTATATAAGCAAATCTAAGTGATCTCATTACAGCTTCATTTGCTGGTCTGAACTGCTTACTTTTTGCTCCATAATAACCTTTTGCAAGTTTTAATATCTTTTTATGCTTTTTTCTAGCATTTAATGCTTTTTTTACCCTTGCCATTCTATGCTACCTCCTTTACGTATATCATTATTTTAGTATGGTAGTAACTTACCAACTCTCTTATAGTCAGCTGCACTAACTAATGAGGATTTTCTAAGATTTCTCTTTCTCTTTGCAGTCTTTTTAGTTAATATATGGCTCTTATAAGCCTTATATCTTTTAAGTTGTCCTTTGCCTGTTTTCTTAAATCTTTTAGCAGCTCCTCTATGAGTTTTCATTTTTGGCATCTGAATTCCTCCCCTCAGTTAATTAATTTATAGGACTTAAAATCATAGTCATATTTCTTCCTTCAAGTTTAGGCTTTTTATCTATATTACCAACTTCTTTTGTTAATTCTGCAAACTTCATCAATACTTCTTCACCTTTATCAGTATAGCCCAATTCTCTACCTCTAAATCTTACTGTTACTTTAACTCTATCACCATTTTTCAAAAATTTAACAGCTTTTTTAGCCTTTACGTTCAAATCATGTTCTTCAATGTTAGGTGTTAACCTAATTTCCTTAACATTAATCACCTTTTGATTTTTCTTTGCTTCTTTAGCCTTTTTAGCTTGCTCGTACTTGTACTTGCCATAATCCATTATACGGCATACTGGTGGATTTGCATTAGGTGCAACCTTAACCAAGTCAAGCTTTCTTTCTCTTGCTATTTGTTGTGCTTTCTTTACTGGCATTACTCCAAGCTGACTACCATCTACGTCTATTAATCTTACTTCCTTATCCCTGATTTGTTCATTAATTTGAAGTTCTTTAATATTAGGACACCTCCTGGTATTTTTTCCTTATAATATATAAAAGCGGATAGTAAAAGAATATACTATCCGCCTAAAATGCATAAATAAAGTACAACTTTGCCATAATTAACCCTATAAGCCGAGCCATAGGGTGAGAAGCGGATAGCTTCTACTTTATTTTGCTCCAGTACATTATATTCTAAAATATCCTTTTTGTCAATAATTTATTACATATTTATTTATTTTATGATAATCTCCTTTCTCTATGACCATAATTTATCAATATGAATTTTACAACGTAATACTTGAAAATACTCGATTTTTGCCATATAACGGTACATATAGAAATGTATCAAAAACAGCAAAAAAACCCGCAGTTTTATGCAGACTTAGTGTTTTCTATCCTCGTTCAGTAGAAGCCAAACTATTTATAATTGAATATGTAGAAACTTTTTATAACTGCAAAAGGCTTCATTCCAGACTTGGGAATAAATCACCAATAGAATACTAGCGTGACTAT encodes:
- a CDS encoding TrkH family potassium uptake protein, whose protein sequence is MNPAQVLVLGFAGLILIGATLLNLPIASQDGKSIGFVNALFTAASAVCVTGLVVVNTATHWTIFGKVVILILLQIGGLGFMTLATLVALLLGRRITLKERLIIQEELNQFTLSGLVKLTRYVIISTIMIEGLGALLLSIRFIPTYGFIKGVSFSIFHSISAFCNAGFDLTGESMVPFVDDVIVNLTVIFLVIVGGLGYTVYMDISQNKKFKKFSLHTKLVLIISALLLLFSFLVIFIVEYNNPATLGKLSFKGKILASAFQAMTPRTAGFNSIDTGAVTNTTAFLTIILMFIGGSPGSTAGGIKTTTVGAIVLAIISVIRGTNDVEVYRKRIPHDLVYRALAVVGIGLALIIFVTMILSLTEKEASFLDIFFETTSAFGTVGLSRGLTPNLSVLGRLIITLTMFAGRVGPLTMAFAFAKKQREYKGTYRYPEERILVG
- the rplT gene encoding 50S ribosomal protein L20, which codes for MARVKKALNARKKHKKILKLAKGYYGAKSKQFRPANEAVMRSLRFAYIGRKLRKRDFRKLWISRINAAARLNGMSYSRFINGLKKANIEINRKMLSEMAIHDPEGFKKLVEVAKSSLN
- the rpmI gene encoding 50S ribosomal protein L35; translated protein: MPKMKTHRGAAKRFKKTGKGQLKRYKAYKSHILTKKTAKRKRNLRKSSLVSAADYKRVGKLLPY
- the infC gene encoding translation initiation factor IF-3 — protein: MKELQINEQIRDKEVRLIDVDGSQLGVMPVKKAQQIARERKLDLVKVAPNANPPVCRIMDYGKYKYEQAKKAKEAKKNQKVINVKEIRLTPNIEEHDLNVKAKKAVKFLKNGDRVKVTVRFRGRELGYTDKGEEVLMKFAELTKEVGNIDKKPKLEGRNMTMILSPIN